Proteins co-encoded in one Pseudarthrobacter chlorophenolicus A6 genomic window:
- a CDS encoding helix-turn-helix transcriptional regulator, with protein MHFFAYPSEMSPTSWNREVLQPSSPGAGAELDVIALGRRVRHLRKQAGLTLDGLSAAVGTAPSQLSLIENGKREPKLTLLQHLAAALNVSIDQLLGAEPPSRRAALEIELERYQRGPLYESLNLPKIRISSRLPLDVLEAQVGLLHELERKMNEQVATPEEARRANGELRAMMRERGNYFPEYEAEAQKVLKEVGYTAGPLSQYVIADIAAHLGFALYHVGDLPHSTRSVTDLKNRRIYLTQSQRQDHDPRSVLLQALGHYVLGHETPKNYGDFLAQRVATNYFAAALLLPEQATVEFLQKAKAAKEIAVEDIRDAFAVSYETAAHRFTNLATKHLGITTHFQKTHQSGIIYKAYENDGVNFPQDHTGAIEGQPSCKAWTSRAVFDVPDKFSAYSQYTDTPSGTYWCTARTERSATGEFSLSIGVPYQHVKWFRGRETTARATSNCPDPNCCKRPPAALTSEWAGNAWPSARAHSHLLAAMPPGAFPGVDETEVYSFLQAHSGS; from the coding sequence ATGCACTTCTTCGCGTATCCTTCAGAAATGTCACCTACAAGCTGGAACAGGGAAGTTTTGCAGCCGTCGTCCCCCGGAGCGGGGGCGGAACTGGACGTCATCGCGCTGGGCCGCCGTGTCCGCCATCTGCGTAAACAGGCCGGGCTCACGCTCGATGGCCTGAGTGCCGCCGTCGGGACCGCCCCCAGCCAGCTCAGCCTGATCGAAAACGGCAAGCGCGAGCCCAAACTGACCCTCCTGCAGCACTTGGCGGCGGCGCTGAACGTCAGCATCGACCAGCTCCTGGGTGCCGAACCGCCCAGCCGCCGCGCGGCACTGGAAATCGAGCTGGAACGGTACCAGCGCGGGCCGCTTTACGAGTCGTTGAACCTGCCGAAAATCCGCATCAGTTCGCGGCTTCCGCTGGATGTGCTTGAAGCCCAGGTGGGGCTGCTGCACGAGCTCGAGCGAAAGATGAACGAACAGGTGGCAACCCCGGAAGAGGCCCGGCGCGCCAACGGTGAGCTGCGGGCCATGATGCGGGAGCGCGGCAATTACTTTCCGGAGTACGAGGCGGAGGCTCAGAAGGTCCTCAAGGAGGTGGGCTACACCGCCGGTCCGCTGAGCCAGTACGTCATAGCGGACATTGCCGCGCACCTTGGATTCGCCCTGTACCACGTAGGCGATTTGCCGCATTCCACCCGGTCCGTGACCGATTTGAAGAACCGCAGAATTTACCTGACGCAGAGCCAGCGGCAGGACCACGATCCCCGGTCCGTGCTGCTCCAGGCCCTGGGCCACTACGTCCTGGGGCATGAAACACCCAAGAACTACGGCGACTTCCTGGCCCAGCGGGTGGCCACCAACTATTTCGCCGCCGCCCTGCTTCTGCCCGAGCAGGCAACCGTGGAATTTCTGCAAAAAGCCAAAGCCGCCAAGGAAATCGCGGTCGAGGACATCCGGGATGCGTTCGCCGTTTCCTACGAGACGGCGGCCCACCGGTTCACCAATCTGGCCACCAAACACCTGGGCATCACCACGCATTTCCAGAAGACGCACCAGAGCGGGATCATCTACAAGGCCTATGAGAACGACGGCGTGAACTTCCCCCAGGACCACACCGGCGCCATCGAGGGCCAGCCCTCGTGCAAGGCCTGGACGTCACGTGCCGTGTTCGACGTTCCGGACAAGTTCAGCGCCTACAGTCAGTACACGGACACCCCGTCGGGCACGTACTGGTGCACCGCGCGGACCGAGCGGTCGGCCACCGGTGAGTTCTCGCTCAGCATCGGGGTGCCCTACCAGCACGTGAAATGGTTCCGAGGGCGCGAGACCACGGCCCGGGCTACCTCCAACTGCCCGGACCCGAACTGCTGCAAGCGTCCGCCGGCAGCCCTGACCTCGGAGTGGGCCGGGAACGCCTGGCCCTCCGCCCGGGCACACTCGCACCTGCTCGCGGCCATGCCGCCCGGCGCGTTCCCCGGCGTGGACGAGACCGAGGTGTACAGCTTCCTGCAGGCCCACTCGGGAAGCTAG
- a CDS encoding TetR/AcrR family transcriptional regulator, which yields MAWNTERTKELLLAAATEEFSANGLAGARVDRIAAAAGVNKERIYQYFGKKDELFDAVLAAEMIRVMTEVPIQGQGPEAFGDYAGRLFDRHTTDGVLPRLVFWEGLERGRETVSRATRTDHCAIKVGQVVEVLPGVAREDAADLLITVVTLCDGWPVLPQIDALLAGSGTDRAARRRAFIVRTATLMAGALLEDAAAKHSGVPAVAAVAAD from the coding sequence ATGGCCTGGAACACCGAACGCACCAAGGAACTGCTGCTGGCAGCTGCCACCGAGGAATTCAGTGCGAACGGGCTGGCCGGCGCGCGGGTGGACCGCATTGCCGCCGCAGCCGGGGTCAACAAGGAGCGCATCTACCAGTACTTCGGCAAGAAGGATGAACTGTTCGACGCCGTCCTTGCCGCCGAAATGATCCGCGTCATGACCGAGGTCCCCATCCAGGGCCAGGGTCCTGAAGCCTTCGGCGACTACGCCGGCCGGCTCTTCGACCGGCACACCACCGACGGCGTGCTGCCGCGGCTGGTGTTCTGGGAAGGGCTGGAGCGGGGCAGGGAAACCGTCAGCAGGGCCACCCGCACGGACCACTGCGCCATCAAGGTGGGGCAGGTGGTTGAGGTGCTTCCCGGTGTGGCCCGCGAAGACGCAGCAGACCTGCTGATCACCGTGGTCACCCTTTGCGACGGGTGGCCGGTCCTTCCCCAGATCGACGCGCTCCTGGCGGGCAGCGGCACGGACCGGGCCGCCCGCCGTCGGGCGTTCATCGTGCGGACCGCTACGCTGATGGCAGGCGCCCTGCTGGAGGACGCGGCGGCAAAGCACTCCGGCGTGCCGGCGGTGGCGGCGGTGGCGGCGGACTAA
- a CDS encoding carboxypeptidase regulatory-like domain-containing protein, with product MPLPRPALSQLYQNPRRGAWVRARAVLAAAVLLAAGLFAGAVPAHAATYTFKGVVKGKLTATATPAALGNAWVGAYTNDSSASYVAGAWSAADGSYSFTVPAAGSYKIWITCGNNPCADTYADEWNGNSSGAYNSTPVAVSDAAPTTTLNPQLEAYGTMSGRITNSAGQPVTAAEIYASPANGGQGSTARPDANGYYTLAKVPPNQAYISVRDDSGQRLYLEQYWNGTQGVDTYTAATVPPGAKWTNANFVLKNETVLEATVTDPAGAPIAEVGYVPYVFNDATGAWDGPQMGPLTSDANGKIYWRMTVGKKYKICVFDTYYGEPRQYRYKSECYNNAPTIDTAAVLTATTAGQRVQVPMHLEVAGLSLSPGRIFAYGSVQAGQTLTVDPGVWGPAPVTLAYQWQRINGTETTDIAGATAATYTVTAADTGYDIFAKVTGSKAGYASYTDTVHAGQAGADATTASKPFTIIGTPSAGNTLTVDHGTLTPAPEFGPYYDWFVNGAPDYRSNTKTFALTTADTGKKVTARLSVHAWPLQPYYGQASVTVAAGALTAPVPTITGTAKVGATLTATPGTWGPAPVTLAYQWFRSGVAITGATAPTYPVAAADLGKTMTVRVTGTKAGYTTTAKTSAATAAVVAGSLTAPVPTITGTAKVGAMLTANPGTWGPAPVALAYQWFRSGVAITGATAATYPVAAADLGKTMTVRVTGTKAGYTTTAKTSAATAAVVAGTLTGPTPTITGTKTVGSTLTASPGTWGPAPVTLAYQWYRGSTAITGATAQTYKLVASDKGTAIKVRVTGTKAAYTALARYSAATALIG from the coding sequence ATGCCGTTACCGCGCCCTGCCCTGTCACAGCTTTATCAAAACCCAAGGCGGGGGGCGTGGGTCCGGGCCCGGGCCGTCCTTGCCGCAGCCGTACTCCTTGCCGCCGGACTCTTCGCCGGAGCCGTCCCTGCGCACGCCGCCACCTACACCTTCAAGGGCGTGGTCAAAGGCAAGCTGACCGCCACCGCGACTCCCGCGGCCCTGGGGAACGCCTGGGTGGGCGCCTACACCAACGATTCAAGCGCCTCCTACGTGGCCGGCGCGTGGTCTGCCGCGGACGGCTCCTACAGCTTCACCGTGCCCGCCGCGGGCAGCTACAAAATCTGGATCACCTGCGGAAACAACCCCTGCGCTGACACGTACGCGGACGAATGGAACGGCAATTCCTCCGGTGCCTATAACTCCACCCCGGTGGCCGTCTCCGACGCCGCACCCACCACCACGCTCAACCCGCAGCTTGAGGCCTACGGCACCATGAGCGGGCGCATAACGAACTCTGCCGGGCAGCCCGTCACGGCCGCCGAGATATATGCCTCGCCGGCCAACGGCGGCCAGGGCAGCACTGCACGGCCGGACGCCAACGGGTACTACACGCTGGCCAAGGTCCCGCCGAACCAGGCCTACATCAGCGTGCGGGACGATTCAGGCCAGCGCCTCTACCTGGAGCAGTACTGGAACGGGACGCAGGGCGTTGACACCTACACCGCCGCCACTGTCCCTCCGGGTGCCAAGTGGACCAACGCGAACTTCGTCCTGAAGAACGAGACAGTCCTGGAAGCCACCGTCACGGACCCCGCGGGCGCGCCCATCGCAGAGGTGGGCTACGTCCCCTACGTCTTCAACGACGCCACCGGCGCCTGGGACGGCCCCCAGATGGGCCCGCTGACCTCCGACGCCAACGGCAAGATCTACTGGCGCATGACGGTGGGCAAGAAGTACAAGATCTGCGTCTTCGACACCTACTACGGTGAACCCCGGCAGTACCGTTACAAGTCCGAGTGCTACAACAACGCGCCCACCATCGACACCGCCGCGGTGCTGACGGCGACCACCGCCGGGCAACGTGTGCAGGTGCCCATGCACTTGGAAGTGGCCGGACTCTCACTGTCTCCCGGCCGGATTTTCGCCTACGGTTCGGTCCAGGCAGGCCAGACATTGACAGTTGACCCGGGCGTCTGGGGTCCGGCGCCCGTAACCCTCGCCTACCAGTGGCAGCGCATCAACGGTACGGAGACAACTGACATCGCCGGTGCCACAGCCGCCACCTATACCGTCACGGCCGCGGACACCGGCTATGACATCTTCGCCAAAGTCACCGGAAGCAAAGCCGGCTACGCCTCCTATACGGACACCGTGCACGCCGGGCAGGCAGGTGCGGACGCCACCACGGCATCCAAGCCGTTCACCATCATCGGGACCCCCAGCGCCGGCAATACCCTCACCGTGGACCACGGAACGCTGACGCCCGCCCCCGAGTTTGGGCCGTACTACGACTGGTTCGTCAACGGCGCCCCGGACTACCGCTCCAACACCAAGACCTTCGCCCTGACCACGGCGGACACCGGCAAAAAGGTCACCGCCCGCCTCAGCGTGCACGCCTGGCCGCTCCAGCCGTACTACGGCCAGGCCTCGGTAACGGTTGCAGCCGGCGCTCTGACGGCGCCGGTTCCCACCATCACCGGCACCGCCAAGGTGGGCGCCACGCTGACCGCGACCCCGGGCACGTGGGGGCCGGCTCCGGTGACGCTGGCCTACCAGTGGTTCCGCAGCGGGGTTGCCATCACGGGTGCCACGGCGCCGACGTACCCTGTCGCGGCCGCTGACCTCGGCAAAACCATGACGGTCCGCGTCACCGGCACCAAAGCCGGATATACGACGACGGCGAAAACCTCCGCGGCCACGGCCGCCGTGGTTGCCGGGTCGCTGACGGCGCCGGTTCCCACCATCACCGGCACCGCCAAGGTGGGCGCCATGCTGACCGCGAACCCGGGCACGTGGGGGCCCGCTCCCGTGGCCCTGGCGTACCAGTGGTTCCGCAGCGGGGTTGCCATCACGGGTGCCACGGCGGCGACGTACCCTGTCGCGGCCGCCGACCTGGGCAAAACCATGACGGTCCGCGTCACCGGCACCAAAGCCGGATATACGACGACGGCGAAAACCTCCGCGGCCACCGCTGCCGTGGTTGCCGGTACCCTCACCGGACCCACCCCCACGATCACCGGCACCAAGACCGTCGGCAGCACCCTGACGGCAAGCCCCGGCACCTGGGGGCCTGCTCCTGTGACGCTGGCCTACCAGTGGTACCGCGGCAGCACCGCCATCACCGGCGCCACAGCCCAGACCTACAAACTGGTGGCCTCTGACAAGGGAACCGCCATTAAGGTCCGGGTCACCGGCACCAAGGCGGCGTACACCGCGCTGGCACGCTACTCGGCTGCAACTGCGCTGATCGGCTGA
- a CDS encoding sensor histidine kinase — translation MRLRVLGVLSVLCLVVVFLVSGTILSSAARELTQEVQINRVASLNRLAQVAFDAAGDGDTARLQREMDTYSTLYAEGIVVRLQQQTLSSGGLSESRSDVQDALSLARLNVNGTALEPLEPLGSGSEVIFRPFGSANQVLGGVAMDVNLDAARAKLQQRWLVVGAAAVALAAVLLLAAARVTGWVLRPVLRLNSAVTELGRTGRAGRLPEDGPPELRELSRSFTAMARTVSASIESQRQLIADASHQLRNPIGALRLRLDVLQLELKTGREHDAAASAVAELERVEEILDDVLKLAAAEHRASEDAVRAFNSPGARPVAAPIDPGPVLQEEVERAVPAAGRAGVRLVLAPPPPAPVLVACEPAELAQMVGELLGNAVKYAPGSTVTACVRTEPSAVVVEIYDDGPGLSDAELAQAATRFWRAPQHSSVRGTGLGMTIVGELAAANGGRLVLGTAAPHGLSARLEFPVPVLERPSDVGDGRG, via the coding sequence ATGAGGTTGCGGGTCCTTGGCGTCCTCAGTGTGCTGTGCCTGGTGGTGGTGTTCCTGGTGTCCGGGACCATCCTGTCCTCGGCGGCGCGGGAGCTGACGCAGGAGGTCCAGATCAACCGGGTGGCGTCCCTGAACCGGCTGGCGCAGGTGGCCTTCGATGCCGCCGGCGACGGCGATACCGCACGGTTGCAGCGCGAAATGGACACGTACTCCACCCTCTATGCCGAGGGGATCGTGGTCCGGCTGCAGCAGCAGACGCTCAGCTCGGGTGGGCTCAGTGAATCGCGCTCCGACGTGCAGGATGCGCTGTCCCTGGCCCGGCTGAACGTCAACGGCACCGCATTGGAACCGCTGGAGCCGCTCGGTTCCGGCTCCGAGGTGATCTTCCGCCCCTTCGGCAGCGCCAACCAGGTGCTGGGCGGCGTGGCCATGGACGTCAATCTGGACGCTGCCAGGGCCAAGCTGCAGCAGCGCTGGCTCGTAGTGGGGGCTGCCGCCGTCGCCCTTGCTGCGGTCCTGCTGCTCGCCGCCGCCCGAGTGACCGGCTGGGTACTCCGGCCCGTCCTGCGGCTGAACTCCGCGGTAACTGAGCTGGGTCGCACGGGCCGGGCCGGGCGGCTGCCGGAGGACGGGCCGCCGGAGCTGCGCGAACTGAGCCGGTCCTTCACCGCCATGGCGCGGACGGTCAGCGCCAGCATCGAGTCGCAGCGCCAACTGATTGCCGATGCGTCGCACCAGCTGCGGAACCCCATCGGTGCGCTGCGGCTGCGGCTGGACGTGCTCCAGCTTGAACTGAAGACCGGGCGGGAACACGACGCCGCCGCCAGTGCGGTGGCCGAACTGGAGCGGGTGGAGGAGATCCTGGATGACGTCCTGAAGCTGGCCGCCGCCGAGCACCGCGCCAGTGAGGATGCCGTCAGGGCCTTCAACAGCCCGGGGGCCAGGCCCGTCGCTGCGCCGATTGACCCCGGCCCCGTCCTGCAGGAGGAAGTGGAGCGGGCCGTCCCCGCCGCGGGCCGCGCCGGTGTGCGGCTGGTCCTCGCTCCCCCGCCGCCGGCCCCCGTCCTCGTGGCGTGCGAGCCGGCCGAGCTTGCCCAGATGGTGGGCGAACTCCTGGGCAACGCGGTCAAGTACGCGCCCGGGTCCACCGTCACCGCCTGCGTCAGGACGGAGCCGTCCGCGGTGGTCGTGGAAATTTACGACGACGGCCCGGGGCTTTCCGACGCTGAACTCGCCCAGGCGGCTACAAGGTTCTGGCGGGCTCCGCAGCACTCCTCGGTCCGGGGAACAGGCCTGGGCATGACGATCGTTGGTGAACTGGCGGCGGCCAACGGTGGCCGCCTGGTCCTGGGAACGGCGGCGCCGCACGGCTTGTCAGCCCGGCTCGAATTTCCTGTTCCGGTCCTGGAGCGTCCCTCTGACGTTGGTGATGGACGTGGCTGA
- the aceA gene encoding isocitrate lyase, whose protein sequence is MTAAFEPTSQTPEEQAAALELEWAANPRWEGVTRDYSASDVVRLRGRVTEEQTLARRGAEKLWKQLTEEHKTGGYTNALGALTGNQAVQQVKAGLRAIYLSGWQVAADANNSGHTYPDQSLYPANSVPTVVRRINNALLRADQIEFSEGIQTVEDWLVPIVADAEAGFGGPLNAYELMKSMIQAGASGVHWEDQLASEKKCGHLGGKVLIPTQQHVRTLNAARLAADVAGTPTVVIARTDAEAATLITSDVDERDQEFITGERTAEGFYKVRNGIEPCIARAKAYAPYSDLIWMETGTPDLELARKFAESVKAEFPDQMLSYNCSPSFNWRKHLDDDTIAKFQRELGAMGFTFQFITLAGFHALNYSMFDLAHGYAREGMSAYVELQEKEFASESRGYTATKHQREVGTGYFDTLSTALNPNASTLALVGSTEEGQFH, encoded by the coding sequence ATGACTGCAGCATTTGAGCCCACCTCGCAGACGCCTGAAGAGCAGGCCGCCGCCCTGGAGCTCGAGTGGGCCGCCAACCCACGCTGGGAAGGTGTGACCCGGGACTACTCAGCCTCCGACGTCGTCCGCCTCCGCGGTCGAGTCACCGAAGAGCAGACGCTGGCCCGCCGTGGTGCGGAGAAGCTGTGGAAGCAGCTCACCGAAGAGCACAAGACCGGCGGCTACACCAACGCACTCGGCGCCCTCACCGGCAACCAGGCCGTCCAGCAGGTCAAGGCCGGGCTGCGTGCCATCTACCTCTCCGGCTGGCAGGTGGCGGCCGACGCCAACAACTCCGGACACACCTACCCGGACCAGTCCCTCTACCCGGCCAACTCGGTCCCCACCGTGGTCCGCCGCATCAACAACGCCCTGCTCCGTGCGGACCAGATCGAGTTCTCCGAAGGCATCCAGACCGTTGAGGACTGGCTGGTCCCGATCGTCGCCGACGCCGAGGCCGGGTTCGGCGGCCCGCTGAACGCCTACGAGCTCATGAAATCCATGATCCAGGCCGGCGCCTCCGGTGTTCACTGGGAGGACCAGCTCGCCTCCGAGAAGAAGTGCGGCCACCTCGGCGGCAAGGTCCTCATCCCCACCCAGCAGCACGTCCGCACCCTTAACGCGGCCAGGCTCGCGGCCGACGTCGCCGGTACCCCCACGGTCGTCATCGCCCGCACTGACGCCGAGGCAGCAACCCTGATCACCTCCGACGTCGACGAACGCGACCAGGAATTCATCACCGGCGAGCGCACCGCCGAGGGCTTCTACAAAGTCCGCAACGGCATCGAACCCTGCATCGCCCGCGCCAAGGCCTACGCCCCGTACTCGGACCTCATCTGGATGGAAACGGGCACCCCTGACCTGGAGCTGGCCCGCAAGTTCGCGGAGTCCGTCAAGGCCGAGTTCCCGGACCAGATGCTCTCCTACAACTGCTCCCCGTCGTTCAACTGGCGCAAGCACCTGGACGACGACACCATCGCCAAGTTCCAGCGCGAACTCGGCGCCATGGGCTTCACGTTCCAGTTCATCACCCTGGCAGGATTCCACGCCCTGAACTACTCGATGTTCGATCTCGCCCACGGCTACGCCCGTGAAGGCATGAGCGCCTACGTCGAGCTCCAGGAAAAGGAATTCGCCTCCGAGTCCCGCGGCTACACCGCAACCAAGCACCAGCGCGAAGTCGGCACCGGCTACTTCGACACCCTCTCCACGGCGCTCAACCCGAACGCGTCCACCCTCGCATTGGTCGGATCGACCGAAGAGGGACAGTTCCACTAA
- a CDS encoding TAXI family TRAP transporter solute-binding subunit has product MDVAEARGSGLSGVGLPRRSFLKTGAGLAAAALVPSVLSACSGNRPGLLTVAGGEAGGFYLEFSTLLAASLERHGVAQKAVAVATGGSLDNLAQLRDGRATLAVSLADAVAGPALDAVGGDAAPLAALGKVYENYVHCVVQKGSGITALSQLSGRTVAVGKPGSGTSLTTPRLLAAAGLGTSAEAGPAAQGSVAVVSLGLNDGLAALKAGSVDALFWSGGVPTAAITAAQQDVALALLDLSSLLPELRARHGAQYDRVFIPAESYPGVPAVWTVGAANLLLCRADLDAGTVERTVQLLVNHAGELIPQSSLGVQFLSPETLINTAGIPLHPAAAEAYRALHG; this is encoded by the coding sequence ATGGACGTGGCTGAGGCCAGAGGATCCGGCCTCAGCGGTGTCGGCTTGCCCAGGCGGTCCTTCCTGAAAACCGGAGCAGGCCTGGCGGCAGCGGCCCTCGTCCCGTCCGTGCTGTCCGCCTGCAGCGGGAACCGGCCCGGGCTTCTCACCGTGGCGGGCGGGGAGGCGGGTGGCTTCTACCTCGAGTTCTCCACGCTGCTGGCTGCCTCCCTGGAACGCCACGGCGTGGCCCAAAAAGCTGTAGCCGTGGCCACCGGCGGCAGCCTGGACAACCTGGCGCAGTTGCGGGATGGAAGGGCCACGCTTGCCGTGTCCCTGGCCGACGCAGTTGCTGGCCCTGCCCTGGATGCGGTTGGCGGGGACGCCGCGCCGCTGGCTGCGCTGGGCAAGGTTTACGAAAACTACGTTCATTGCGTGGTGCAGAAAGGCAGCGGTATCACCGCCCTGTCACAGTTGTCCGGGCGGACCGTGGCAGTGGGCAAGCCCGGTTCGGGAACGTCGCTCACCACGCCGCGGCTGCTCGCGGCAGCGGGCCTGGGCACCTCTGCGGAAGCCGGCCCGGCGGCGCAGGGAAGCGTCGCCGTCGTAAGCCTGGGCCTGAACGACGGCCTCGCGGCCTTGAAGGCCGGCAGCGTGGATGCCCTGTTCTGGTCCGGCGGCGTGCCTACCGCCGCCATCACCGCCGCGCAGCAGGACGTGGCGCTGGCGCTGCTGGACCTGTCATCCCTGCTGCCGGAACTGCGCGCCCGGCACGGTGCCCAGTACGACCGCGTGTTCATCCCCGCGGAAAGCTACCCCGGGGTGCCCGCCGTCTGGACCGTGGGCGCAGCAAACCTGTTGCTGTGCCGCGCCGACCTGGACGCCGGCACCGTCGAGCGGACCGTCCAGCTGCTGGTGAACCACGCGGGTGAGCTGATTCCGCAGTCCAGCCTGGGTGTGCAGTTTCTCAGCCCGGAAACCCTCATCAACACCGCCGGCATTCCCCTGCATCCCGCCGCCGCCGAGGCCTATCGCGCCCTCCACGGCTGA
- a CDS encoding response regulator transcription factor, with the protein MEVLIVEDDDAMAGALAAGVATAGHRTRRVARGADALLAHRDFEVILLDLGLPDMDGLDVLRKLRQITDCPILILTARDDERSVVLGLRSGADDYLVKPVKLVELLARIEAVTRRAGRRTGTVPDTIVLGDLDIDLGRRIASRDGNVLPLTATEFELLALLARHAGSVVTREQILDALWGDAFLASSRSLDVHLTGLRAKLQMPGFIINVRGVGYRVEADQA; encoded by the coding sequence ATGGAAGTGCTCATCGTCGAGGACGACGACGCCATGGCAGGTGCGCTGGCGGCGGGTGTTGCGACGGCGGGCCACAGGACGAGGAGGGTGGCCCGGGGAGCTGACGCCCTGCTGGCCCACCGGGACTTCGAGGTGATCCTCCTGGACCTCGGGCTGCCGGATATGGATGGCCTGGACGTTCTCCGCAAGCTTCGCCAGATCACCGACTGCCCCATCCTCATCCTCACCGCCCGCGATGACGAACGCAGCGTGGTGCTGGGCCTTCGCTCGGGCGCCGATGACTACCTGGTCAAACCGGTGAAACTGGTCGAATTGCTGGCACGGATCGAGGCCGTTACCCGGCGGGCCGGCCGCCGTACCGGTACCGTGCCGGACACCATCGTCCTGGGTGACCTCGACATTGACCTGGGCCGCCGCATCGCATCCCGGGACGGCAATGTCCTCCCGCTGACGGCCACGGAATTCGAACTCCTGGCCCTCCTGGCCCGGCATGCCGGCTCGGTGGTGACCCGGGAGCAGATCCTCGATGCCCTGTGGGGTGATGCCTTCCTGGCTTCGTCCCGGTCCCTGGATGTGCACCTGACCGGGTTGCGGGCCAAACTCCAGATGCCCGGTTTCATCATCAACGTCCGGGGCGTGGGCTACCGGGTGGAGGCGGACCAGGCATGA
- a CDS encoding MFS transporter: protein MSTEQAAPLTGAAQSEAAQTRRAVGNILKGSAGNLVEWYDVYIYTAFLAYFQPHFFNSKDPLQGALEGMAVFAVTFLMRPIGSWFFGRFADRRGRKAALTLSVTMMSAGSFFIAILPTKDVIGVWALVLLVLARLVQGFSVGGEYGTSATYMSEAATAKRRGFFSSFQYVTLIGGQMLALLVLVILQNALGKEALTEWGWRIPFAIGGVAALVVLWLRRSMEETVSASQVEAAAGAKSSGEAQPGTLKLLFTKHWRALLICIGVTLGGTVAFYTYTNFILSFMNNTSGIPKETTSVINFWALFIFMLLQPVYGIISDKIGRKPLLLWFGITGVLFTWPLMSALAGTKDPMIAFLLMMGGLLIVGGYTSINALVKAELFPASIRALGVGLGYALANSMFGGTVPLIGAALQKAGQVELLFTYVTVAIGVSLLVYIFALKNKKSTHLDQEQGHAWDAGTVSSADDDDRLAAAKR from the coding sequence ATGAGCACCGAACAAGCAGCGCCGCTGACGGGGGCAGCCCAGTCCGAGGCGGCACAGACCCGCCGGGCCGTGGGCAACATCCTCAAGGGCTCCGCCGGCAACCTGGTGGAATGGTACGACGTCTACATCTACACGGCGTTCCTGGCCTACTTCCAGCCGCACTTCTTCAACTCCAAGGACCCGCTGCAGGGTGCCCTCGAAGGCATGGCCGTCTTCGCCGTCACCTTCCTCATGCGGCCCATCGGCAGCTGGTTCTTCGGCCGGTTCGCCGACCGCCGGGGCCGGAAAGCCGCCCTGACGCTGAGCGTGACCATGATGTCCGCCGGTTCGTTCTTCATCGCCATCCTGCCCACCAAGGACGTCATCGGCGTGTGGGCCCTGGTCCTGCTGGTACTGGCGCGCCTGGTACAGGGCTTCTCCGTGGGCGGCGAGTACGGCACCAGTGCCACCTATATGTCCGAGGCCGCCACCGCCAAGCGGCGCGGCTTCTTCTCCAGCTTCCAGTACGTCACCCTGATCGGTGGCCAGATGCTGGCACTGCTGGTGCTGGTGATCCTGCAGAACGCCCTGGGCAAGGAAGCCCTGACCGAGTGGGGCTGGCGTATCCCGTTCGCCATCGGCGGCGTGGCTGCACTGGTGGTCCTGTGGCTGCGGAGGTCCATGGAGGAAACCGTCTCCGCCAGCCAGGTGGAAGCGGCCGCCGGTGCGAAATCTTCCGGCGAGGCTCAGCCTGGCACACTGAAGCTGCTCTTCACCAAGCACTGGAGGGCGCTGCTGATCTGCATCGGCGTCACCCTGGGCGGCACCGTGGCGTTCTACACTTACACCAACTTCATCCTCAGCTTCATGAACAACACCAGCGGTATCCCCAAGGAAACCACCTCGGTGATCAATTTCTGGGCCCTGTTCATCTTCATGCTGCTGCAGCCCGTCTACGGCATCATCTCGGACAAGATCGGCCGCAAGCCCCTGCTGCTCTGGTTCGGCATCACCGGCGTGCTGTTCACCTGGCCCCTGATGTCCGCACTCGCCGGCACCAAGGACCCGATGATCGCGTTCCTGCTGATGATGGGCGGCCTGCTGATCGTGGGCGGCTACACCTCCATTAACGCCCTGGTGAAGGCAGAGCTGTTCCCCGCCTCGATCCGCGCCCTTGGCGTGGGCCTGGGCTACGCGCTCGCCAACTCGATGTTCGGCGGCACCGTCCCGCTGATCGGCGCAGCCCTCCAGAAGGCCGGCCAGGTGGAACTGCTCTTCACCTACGTCACGGTGGCCATCGGGGTATCGCTGCTGGTCTACATCTTTGCGCTCAAGAACAAGAAGTCCACCCACCTGGACCAGGAGCAGGGCCACGCCTGGGACGCCGGTACGGTTTCCAGCGCGGACGACGACGACCGCCTGGCCGCTGCCAAGCGCTGA